DNA from Chloracidobacterium sp.:
TATCTGCTTGGCGGTCTGTGCCGCGATCCGTCCCATTTCTTCCTGCGGGAGCGGTATAAGAAGCATATCGCCGACCTCGATCTCATCGCCCGCCATTTCCTGGGCATCGGTCAACGACAACTCGGCCGAAGGATTCTCGACCTCTTCTACGACGGTCTTCTGGACCGAGATCTCGATCATCCCTTCTTCGTTGTTCCAATCGACCTGAATGCTGTCGCCGGTCTTATCCTGATTGCGAAACTGTTTGCGTGCGGCGGCCTTTACGGCGTCCTTCATTGCCTCGATCACCATATCGCGATCGAGCCCCTGCTCGCTGCACAATGCATCAATACTCTGTCCGATCGATGAAGTCATATATAAATCTCAAAGTTCGTTTGCCGGGTATGTTGCCGAATGCCTGCCCGGCCGCGACAAAGACCCGTATGCCTATCCTTTTCTCAGGTCGTCCGCAATATCAAAAACCAAGTTCGCCTTCTTTACGATCCCATAGGGAATTCTCACGACATCTGCTGTTCGGTCGCTAAAAACGATCTCGTCTCCCTCAACGGTTTCGATCGTGCCCTTGAAGGCCTTTCTGGAATCAATCTCGTCGGTTGTCTTGATCCGTGCCTTTCGTCCGATGAATTTCTTAAAATCGTCAAGGCTGTAAAGTTCCCGTTCGAGCCCCGGCGACGAGACCTCCAGCACGTAAGCCGAAGGAATGAAATCGTCCGCATCCAAAACGGCCTCTATCGAACGCGACAGTTCGCCGCAATCCTCGACCGTAACGCCGCCAGGCTTATCAACGAAGACGCGCACGACCGGATTTCGCTTGGTGCCGGCGACCTCTGCATGAACGAATTCAAGGCCCTTCTGCGAACTTGCGGTCATCGCTATCTGCCTGATCCTTTGCGAGATCGAACTCGTTTCCATTTGCGCTCACACCAAAATAAAAAGTGGGCACGAAACCCACTAGTCATGCGAAACCCATCGCAACAAACTTATATATTAGCCGTCATCGGGACAAAAAAGCAAGTTGAAGCCCTATAGGCTCGACTTAATTTTTTTCACATCCTCAGCGAGTTCGGCACAACGCTTTTCCATCGCACCCGCCCTTTCGGCCGTCGGTGAGGCCGCGAACTCTTCGGCCATCACCAAAAACTCGCGGGCCCTGCTCGTCAATTTGACTGCGAGTTTTTCGACCTCTCGCCCGGTGTCCGGAGAGGACGAAAGTGCCCGCTTCGCCTCTGCCACGCCCCAATGTGTGATCCGAATGACATGTTTTCGCGCTGTCAGGGCGATCCAGCTTTCAGACGACATGTATTCGCTAATGTT
Protein-coding regions in this window:
- a CDS encoding ribosome maturation factor RimP — its product is METSSISQRIRQIAMTASSQKGLEFVHAEVAGTKRNPVVRVFVDKPGGVTVEDCGELSRSIEAVLDADDFIPSAYVLEVSSPGLERELYSLDDFKKFIGRKARIKTTDEIDSRKAFKGTIETVEGDEIVFSDRTADVVRIPYGIVKKANLVFDIADDLRKG